CATGGGCATCGTCGGCTTCTCCGCCGCGCTGGTGCAGGAGCTGGGCGACGCCGGCATCACCGTCAACGTGCTGGCTCCGGGCTACATGCGCACGCCTCCGGTGGAGCGCACCGCTGGCAACGCGGGTGACGTGGAGGCAGGCCTTCGTGCCATGGGCGCGCACATCCCGCTCAAGCGCGTGGGGCTCCCGGAGGAGTTCGCCGCCGCGGCGGTGTTCCTCGCCAGCGAGCGCGCTTCCTTCATCACCGGCACCGTGCAGCTCGTGGACGGTGGCGCGAGCGTCATCGGATGAGCGCCGCCCCCGACGCTCCGTCCCGCCGTCCCGTCATCGTGAAGATTGGCGGCGCGGCGGGCGTGGACCTGGAGAACGTCTGCTCGGACGTCGTGGAACTCGTCCGCCAGGGCGAGCGCGTCGTCGTCGTCAATGGCGGTTCGGAAGCGGGGGAGCGGCTCCTGGGCTCGCTGGGCCTGGCGCGCCCGGAGGCCACCACCGCGAACGGCAACGTCGTGCGCCTCACCTACGCGCCCACGCTTCGCGCGCTCACCATGGCGTGGGTGGGCGAGGTCAACAAGGCCGTGGTGCTGGCGCTGCTCGCCAAGGGCGTCACCGCGCTGGGCCTGTGCGGCGCGGACGGCCGCGTGCTCACCGCGCGCCGCAGGCCGCCGCTCAAGTTGCAGGACTCCGACGGACGGATGCGCATCGACCGCGAGCACCTGGCCGGAGAGGTCTCCTCGGTGAACGCGCCGCTCCTGGGCACGCTGCTGGATGGCGGCTACGTGCCCGTCGTGTGTCCTCCCGCGGTGACGGAGGACGGCGTGCTCGTGAACGTGGACGCGGACCACGTGGCGTCATCCATCGCGGCGGCGCTGGGCGCGAAGGCCCTGGTCATCCTCTCCAACGTGCCGGGGCTGCTCGCGGATCCGAAGGACCCCGCCTCGCTGGTGCGCTCCAGCGACGACGTGGAGGGCTGCATGCCGCTGGCGGGCGGACGCATGCGCTACAAGCTGGAGGCCGTGCGCCGCGCGCTGCAGGGCGGCGTCCCGACCGCGTACGTGAGCGCGTCGCGCGTGGCGCGGCCGGTGTTCTGCGCGCTGGAGGAGGCGGGCGGTACGAAGTTCACCCTTCGCGATGGAGGCAGGGCGGATGCGGGCGCGTGAGCCGGGCGTCGACTTGTTGCGGTGGATGGTGGAGCAGTACAGCCCCAGCCACCAGGAGGCCTCCTTCGCCGGAGCGCTGGTGGAGCGGCTGGGCGCTCGCGGCTGGCGGGCCCACACCGACGCCGTGGGCAACGCCGTCGCCCGCTACGGCGACGGGGACACCGTCATCGCGTTCCTGGGCCACATCGACACCGTGCCCGGAGAAGTGCCCGTGCGGCTGGAGGGACAGAAGCTCTATGGCCGGGGCGCGGTGGACGCCAAGGGCCCGCTGTGCGCGTTCATCGAAGCCGTGGAGTTGCTGGACGACGCGGAGCGCGCCGGCAAGCAGTTCCTGCTCCTGGGCTGCGTGGAGGAGGAGGTCGCCATCACTCGCGGCGCCCTGCACGTGCGCGACCAGTACGCCCCGGACTTCGTCATCAACGGCGAGCCCAGCGGCGCGCACGCGGTGACCATTGGCTACAAGGGACTGCTGCGCCTGGACCTGGAGCACCGCGCCAGCCGCCGCCACACCGCGAGCCGCGACTACCGCGCCGCCGCGGAACACGTCATCGATGCGTGGAACGCGCTCAAGCGCCTGTGTGACGACTGGAACCGCGAGCGCCCGTCCCTCTTCGAGCAGAACCTGCCCTCCCTCAACGCCTTCCACACCGGCGCCACGGAGACGGAGGAGTGGGCCACGGCCGCCGTGAGCATCCGCACCGGCCCGTCCACGGACACCGACGCGCTGCTCGCGGCGCTGGCCTCCGTGCCCACCGTGACGGTGCGCACCGTGGCTCGGAAGAACGCCGTGTCCACCAACGGCAACGACGCGCTCTCCCGCGTCTTCAAGCAGGCCATCCGCGAGCGCGGCGTGAAGCCCACGCTGCGCCTGAAGACGGGCACGTCCGACTGGAACACCGTGGCCTCCGCGTGGGCCGTGCCCACCGTGGCGTACGGCCCCGGCGACGCCGCGCTGGACCACACGCCCCACGAGCACATCGACCTGCCGGAGTACGAGGAGGGCGTCGCCGTGCTCGCGCGCGTGCTGGCGCTGCTGCCGGCGAAGGGGACCGCGGGAGGCTGAACGCTCAGGTGCCCAGCGCGGCCAGGCCTCGTGCGCGCAGGGTCCGCATCCCCACCACGATGCCGAAGAAGAGCAGCGCACAGCCCGCGGTGATGGGCCGCACGCCCACGCGGTCCGACAGCGCGCCCTGTCCCCAGACGCCCAGGATGTAGCCCGCGTTCACCAGGAGCAGGAACAGGCTGCTCACGCGCGCCTGAAGCTCCGGCGGCGTGCGCGCCTGGCACACCGTCTTCAGGCCCGTGAAGGCGACCAGGTACACGGCGCCCAGGATGAACAGCGTCACCAGGGCCACCGGCAGCGAGGGGGACAGCCAGTACGCGGCGGAGCACAGCCCCACGAGCAGCAGCGCCGCCTCCAGGAAGGCCCGCCGCCCCATCCTCGCGACGATGGCGCCGGAGCCGAACGCCGCGATGACCGCGCCCGTCCCCTGCGCCGTGAGCAGCATGGACGTGGTGGTCGCGTCCCCGCCCAGCACCTTCAGCGCGAACACGGGCACCAGCCCCACGAAGGGAGAGATGAGCAGGCCCACCAGCGCCCCGGAGCCCAGCGCGAGCGCGATGCCCGGATCCGTCCACGCCAGGCGCACGCCTCGCATGATGCCGGCCCACAGCGCCTCCGCCTTGGGAGGCAGGGGGCTCGCCGCGCCGCGCATCCCCGCGAGCGCCAGCAGCACGGCGAGGAAGGACAGCGTGTTGACGAACAGCGCCCCGGCGATGCCCACCTGCGTCAGCACGAGCGCGGCCAGCACGGGCCCGATGATGCGGCCCAGGTTGAACTGCGCCGAGTCCAGGCTGAGCGCGTTGTGCAGGTCCTCCGGAGGCACCACGGCCACGGTGAGCGCCGTGGCGCAGGGGATGACCAGCGTGCTGAACGCGCCGTTGAGCAGCGAGAGGACCGCCACCCACGGCACCGACAGGTTGCCCGTCGCGGCCAGCACCGTGAGCAACGCGGCCAGCAACGCCTGCACGCAGATGCACACGGCCATGAAGGTGCGCCGGTCGAAGCGGTCCGCGAGCGCTCCACCCAGGGGCGCGAGCACCAGCGAGGGCAGGTGCGTCAGCGCGGCGACACCGCCCGTCCAGGCGGCCTGTCCCGTCACCTGCGTGACGTAGACCCCCAGGGCCACGGACTCCATCCACGTGCCGATGTTCGACACGAGCGTGCCCAGCCAGAGAAGGGTGAAGTCGCGATGAGACAGGGCCCGGGCGGAGCCCGAACGTGAGAACAAGGAGGTGGCCACGGAGATACTCTTTCTACAGTGCGTCCCTGACGCATGCTCGGTGGGCGCACGCCTACACGGTGGTTGACTCCCTGCCTGCCTTGGGAGACGGGGAAACCCATGACGCGGCACAAGGTTCTCGTGGTTCCCCGGGAGATTGCCGGCGAGCGGCTCGACCGGTTCCTGACGAAGCACGTCCCGGGCCTCACGCCGGAGCGGGCCCGGGCAATGCTGGACGCGGGGCGCGTGCGCATCCGGGGCAAGAAGGCGCAGGCCACGCGCAAACTGTGGGGCGGCGAGGAGCTCACCCTGGAGGTGCCGGAGCCGCGGCCGTCGCCGCATGCCTCGGTGGAGGGGCCGGAGCTGCCGGTGCTGTACGACGACGCGGCGCTGATCATCGTGGCGAAGCCGCCGGGGCTGGTGGTGGAGCCGGAGGGGCGGGCGGCGTCGGTGGTGGGGCTGCTCGCGGCGCGGTGCCCGCCGTTCGACGTGGAGGGCTTGGTACAGCCGGGCGTGGTGCACCGGTTGGACCGGGAGACGAGCGGATGTCTGGCATTGGCCCGGACGGATGACGCGGTGGCGGCGCTCCTGAAGGCGTTCCAGGAGAAGCGCGTGGACAAGCGCTACCAGACGCTGGTGCTGGGGCGTCCGCCGGACACCGGGCACCTGGAAGGACCGTACGCGAGGGACCCGAAGGATCCACGCCGCTTCACGACCCGCGTGCCCTCCGCGCGGCGGGCGGCGCTGACGTTCACGGTGCGCGAGCGGTTCCGGGAGGGAGCGCTCCTGGACATCGACCTGGACACCGGACGCACGCATCAGATCCGCGTGCAGCTGTCGGAGGCCGGCTTCCCGGTGCTGGGGGACTCGCTCTACGGCACGGAAGAGGCGTGTAAGCACCCGGCGGCGCTCGCGGTGGGGCGTCAGGCCCTGCACGCGTGGCGGCTGGAGGTGCCGTCCTCCGCCACGGGCCAGCTCGTCCAGGTGGAGTCGCCGCTGCCCGAGGACTTCCTGCGGGGGCTCACGGTGCTGCGCGGGGGCGCGTGATACATCCTGGGCGTTGGGGACCTGATGTTTCAGGGCAGCACGAAGAGGGGAACATGCAATCGCGGATGATGTCGTGGGGAAGTCTGTCGTTGGTGGCGGCCCTGCTGGTTTCGGGCTGTGGCTCCTCCACGAGCCCGTCGGGCCCCGTGCCGGATGCCGGCACGCAGGTGGATGCCGGGACGGATGCGGGCAACTCGGGTGACGCGGGCGTCGCGGACGCGGGAACGGTGGACAGCGGCGTGCCGGAAGGCGCGCCCTGCGAGAAGACCCAGGGCGTGTGCGCGGGGGCGCAGCGGGCGTGGGTGGACGGTGCCTACGAGCCCGTGTGCACGGCGCGCTCCTATGGCGCGGACTACGAGGCGTCGGAGCTGCGCTGCGACGGTCTGGACAACGACTGCGACGGCGTGACGGATCCGACGACGTGGGCGGATGTCGCGCCGATGCAGTGGGCTCCTGATACTCGATGGGCGGACAGCCTTCCCGTGGAAGGGGGCTTCCTGTTCGTCTCCTCCAACGGCCTGTCGGCCATCGAGTTCCTCCGGCTCGATGCCTCCCTGACCCTGAAGGGCTCGGCGGCCCTGCCGCTGTCGCCCGCGCCCATTCGCGTGACGAGGACCCAGCTGGTGCGGACCGCTCGCGGGCCGGCGCTCTTCTCCATCGTCGTGTACTCAGAGCCGAGCTACTTCGTCCGGGGAAGCCTCACGCAGCTCGATGAGCTGGGCACGCCCGGTGGTGAGGGCGTCGTCCTCTTCGAAGGGCCCTACACCTGGGCGAATGGACACGTGGCCCCCTCCCTGGATGGAGAGCGGCTCGCGGTGACCTGGACGTGGGAGCTCGCCGGTGCCCGCGAGGTGCAGGGCATGACCGTGGACCCCGCGGGCCAGGTCCTGGCGGCTCCCCGCGTGCTGCACCGGTCGGACTCGCTGGACCTCTCCGCGGCGGAGGTGCTGGGCCTGGGGGATGGCGGGTTCCTGGTGAAGGCGAACGAGAACAAGGCGGGCTCGTTCGATGACACGCGCGTCTGGCTGCAGCGTTACGACCGCGAGCTGCTGCCCGTGGGGGACGAGCGCATCCTCACCGTGAAGTACGCGGCCGCTCCCAGCCTGATGCTGACGGCTCCCTCGGAAGAGGGCGGCGCGGGCGAGCCGACGTTGCTCTACCGGGACCCGCATGGACTCACTCCCCAGTTCCTTCAGGTGCGGTCCCTCTTCAACGAGGGCATGGCGGAGAGCCTGACCTCGACGAGTCGGGGGCAGACCGCCCTGTTCGGCGCGACGATGACCTCGCGGGGGCTCCAGCTGGCGTGGCTCTCCATGCCCATGGTTCCCAACCCCGGCGGGGATGCCGCCTTCGGTTTCGAAGGGCGGCTCTGGGGGCGGAGCGCGACCGGCGTCGTGACGGATTGGACTCCCGGCGCCGCGGCCATTCCCATGAACGGCACCGCGTCATGGGTGCGGCTGCATGAGCTGGCGGGGCATCAGCTGGGGGCGCTCACGATGACCGCCACGGACACTCCCCGGAGCTACACCCTGCGTTCGCTGCGCTACTGCGCGCCCTGACTTCGCAGGCCCGGCGCCAGTCGCTTCTTCCCGAGGAGTCCGACCTCCTCGTGGAAGAAGCGCGCCGGCTGTGGGGGGTGGAAGCGCTGAGGGCGGCTACTCGCGGCGACCGGTGCCGTCCTCGGCGTCGGACTCGGGTGGCTCCAGACGGGCCTGCCGCTCACTGGCCTCCCAGGAGGCCTCGGCGTCACCGGCGTGCACGCGGGCGGCAGCCGCGTCGTCCTGGTCGCCGGTCCACGTGGTGTGGCCTCCCGCGAAGCCCTCCAGGGGGCGAGCGCCGCGATGCGACTCCACCTCCAGGTCCTTCTGCTCCTGCTCGCGCAGCCGCTCGCGCTCCTGCTCCCGCTCGTGCTCATGCTGCTGTTCAAGAATCCTGTCCGCCATATCGCATCACCTCCTGCCCCAAGGTGGGGTGCGCCCGCACGGGACGGCAGGGGGAGGCGGGCGTTCGTGCACGGCCGCATGCCTGGCGTGCGGTCGGCTACGCTCCAGCGGCCCGTGTGGCCCGGGCCTCACGAGGAGCGCGGCGCATGAACCCGGGAGTCTCCATCGTCGCCGATGACACGCGGAGCTGGGGACTCGAGACCCCTGGCCCCGGCCTGCTGCTGCACGTCCCCGCCACGGGCCGCTGGGCGCGGCGGCCCGCCGTGCACCTGGAGGCGGCTCGCGACTACCGCATCCGGTTGCGCGGCGCGGGACAGACGCTGCTCTGGGCCCGCATCGATTCCTATTGGGACCGCGCGGTCCTCCTCCGGGGAACGGCCCCCGCGCCCCATGTCATACCGTCCCTGTCCGCGCCTGAGGTCCGGGCCGTGGAAGCCGCGCCAGGCACCGAGGCCTGGTGGGAGGCCTGGGCCTGGCGCGTGGCGCGTGCGCTCGTGGAGGCCCCACTGCCGGTGCTCCACTCCGGGTCCTGGTGTCTGCGCCCCGTGCGCGCCATCGCCGCGGAGAAGGCGGAGCGGCATCCGGTCTCCCCCATGGAATGGGGCTTCGGTCAGCCGCCCATGCCGCCGCACTCCGTGGCGGCCCTGGAGCGGTACCTGTTCGCCTGGGCGGAGGACTGGTGGGACGCGCGGACCGAACACACGCCGGGTGTGGTGCTCGGACTGCGTGCGCTCTCTTCGCCCGAGGATGGACGCGTGAAGAGCTGGCGCAAGCGCGCGAGGGACGGGACGTTGCCGCCCGTGCTGCTGCTCTACGTGGACATCCTGGCGAAGTGGCTGGTGCTGGATGGCCATGACCGCCTGCACGCGGCGCTGCTCGAAGGTGTGGAGCCTCCGCTGCTGGGGTTGTGGCCGTTCATCGACCGGCCCCGCCCCTGGAACGCCGTGCGCGAGGACGGCGCCCTGTTCAGCGCGGAGTTCCAGCTGCGCGCGGGCGCGACGCCGGAGACCGTCGACCGAGTCAACCGCATGCTGCTGCTCAATTTCACTCCCAATCCCAGGGGAACCGTCTCGCGCGCCTGGCCGCTCCCGGGTGGGCGGGAAACCTGGAGTGAAGAGGTTTCCGCCCGGCGTCGCAGGGGCCGGCTCCCGCTTCTGGACGACAACGCCTGGGACTGGCTCACGTAAGCTGCCCGGCATGCTTCTTCAGCACTTCGAACGCACGACCACCGACCGGCTGCTGCTCCGCGCTGTCCGCGAAAACGACCTGGACGCCGTCTTCGCCCTCCATTCGGATCCGACGACGAACCGCTTCAGCCGCCATGGCTACATGGAGACGCTGGACGACGCGCGGCGGGTCATGGGCCTCTGGCTGGAGGACTGGGCGCGCGATGGCGTGGGGTACTGGCTGGTGGAGCGGCTGGAAGCGCCCGGCGTCGTCGTGGGCCTGGGCGGCCTGCGCCACAAGGAGCTGGAGGGCCAGCGCGTGCTCAACCTCGCCTACCGCTTCACGCCCGAGACCAGGGGCTCCGGGTACGCCACGGAAGTATCCCGCGTGGCGCTGGCGCTGGCGGCGCGGCACCTGCCGCACGTTCCCCTGGTGGCCATCATCCACCCGGAGAACGCCGCGTCCATCCGCGTGGCGGAGCGGCTCGGGATGCGCCTGGACCGGCACATCACCGAGGACGACATCCAGAACCGCGTGTATGTGATTGGCTGAGCAGCGCTTTCAGCGCGGATCGAACGAAGCGCAGACGCGCACGCCGATGCGCACGTCCCGCGCGGTCGCGTCACCGGGGGACAGGTCGGCGCTCGCCGCGACGAACGAGTCGTAATACCAGGAGCCTCCGCGGAGCACGACGCTGCCGAACTCCGGCGTCACGG
This DNA window, taken from Corallococcus coralloides DSM 2259, encodes the following:
- a CDS encoding [LysW]-aminoadipate kinase, encoding MSAAPDAPSRRPVIVKIGGAAGVDLENVCSDVVELVRQGERVVVVNGGSEAGERLLGSLGLARPEATTANGNVVRLTYAPTLRALTMAWVGEVNKAVVLALLAKGVTALGLCGADGRVLTARRRPPLKLQDSDGRMRIDREHLAGEVSSVNAPLLGTLLDGGYVPVVCPPAVTEDGVLVNVDADHVASSIAAALGAKALVILSNVPGLLADPKDPASLVRSSDDVEGCMPLAGGRMRYKLEAVRRALQGGVPTAYVSASRVARPVFCALEEAGGTKFTLRDGGRADAGA
- a CDS encoding M20/M25/M40 family metallo-hydrolase, which encodes MRAREPGVDLLRWMVEQYSPSHQEASFAGALVERLGARGWRAHTDAVGNAVARYGDGDTVIAFLGHIDTVPGEVPVRLEGQKLYGRGAVDAKGPLCAFIEAVELLDDAERAGKQFLLLGCVEEEVAITRGALHVRDQYAPDFVINGEPSGAHAVTIGYKGLLRLDLEHRASRRHTASRDYRAAAEHVIDAWNALKRLCDDWNRERPSLFEQNLPSLNAFHTGATETEEWATAAVSIRTGPSTDTDALLAALASVPTVTVRTVARKNAVSTNGNDALSRVFKQAIRERGVKPTLRLKTGTSDWNTVASAWAVPTVAYGPGDAALDHTPHEHIDLPEYEEGVAVLARVLALLPAKGTAGG
- a CDS encoding MFS transporter; translation: MATSLFSRSGSARALSHRDFTLLWLGTLVSNIGTWMESVALGVYVTQVTGQAAWTGGVAALTHLPSLVLAPLGGALADRFDRRTFMAVCICVQALLAALLTVLAATGNLSVPWVAVLSLLNGAFSTLVIPCATALTVAVVPPEDLHNALSLDSAQFNLGRIIGPVLAALVLTQVGIAGALFVNTLSFLAVLLALAGMRGAASPLPPKAEALWAGIMRGVRLAWTDPGIALALGSGALVGLLISPFVGLVPVFALKVLGGDATTTSMLLTAQGTGAVIAAFGSGAIVARMGRRAFLEAALLLVGLCSAAYWLSPSLPVALVTLFILGAVYLVAFTGLKTVCQARTPPELQARVSSLFLLLVNAGYILGVWGQGALSDRVGVRPITAGCALLFFGIVVGMRTLRARGLAALGT
- a CDS encoding RluA family pseudouridine synthase, with the protein product MTRHKVLVVPREIAGERLDRFLTKHVPGLTPERARAMLDAGRVRIRGKKAQATRKLWGGEELTLEVPEPRPSPHASVEGPELPVLYDDAALIIVAKPPGLVVEPEGRAASVVGLLAARCPPFDVEGLVQPGVVHRLDRETSGCLALARTDDAVAALLKAFQEKRVDKRYQTLVLGRPPDTGHLEGPYARDPKDPRRFTTRVPSARRAALTFTVRERFREGALLDIDLDTGRTHQIRVQLSEAGFPVLGDSLYGTEEACKHPAALAVGRQALHAWRLEVPSSATGQLVQVESPLPEDFLRGLTVLRGGA
- a CDS encoding putative metal-binding motif-containing protein, translating into MQSRMMSWGSLSLVAALLVSGCGSSTSPSGPVPDAGTQVDAGTDAGNSGDAGVADAGTVDSGVPEGAPCEKTQGVCAGAQRAWVDGAYEPVCTARSYGADYEASELRCDGLDNDCDGVTDPTTWADVAPMQWAPDTRWADSLPVEGGFLFVSSNGLSAIEFLRLDASLTLKGSAALPLSPAPIRVTRTQLVRTARGPALFSIVVYSEPSYFVRGSLTQLDELGTPGGEGVVLFEGPYTWANGHVAPSLDGERLAVTWTWELAGAREVQGMTVDPAGQVLAAPRVLHRSDSLDLSAAEVLGLGDGGFLVKANENKAGSFDDTRVWLQRYDRELLPVGDERILTVKYAAAPSLMLTAPSEEGGAGEPTLLYRDPHGLTPQFLQVRSLFNEGMAESLTSTSRGQTALFGATMTSRGLQLAWLSMPMVPNPGGDAAFGFEGRLWGRSATGVVTDWTPGAAAIPMNGTASWVRLHELAGHQLGALTMTATDTPRSYTLRSLRYCAP
- a CDS encoding GNAT family N-acetyltransferase, with the protein product MLLQHFERTTTDRLLLRAVRENDLDAVFALHSDPTTNRFSRHGYMETLDDARRVMGLWLEDWARDGVGYWLVERLEAPGVVVGLGGLRHKELEGQRVLNLAYRFTPETRGSGYATEVSRVALALAARHLPHVPLVAIIHPENAASIRVAERLGMRLDRHITEDDIQNRVYVIG